From a single Lolium rigidum isolate FL_2022 chromosome 7, APGP_CSIRO_Lrig_0.1, whole genome shotgun sequence genomic region:
- the LOC124673926 gene encoding cis-zeatin O-glucosyltransferase 1-like has product MESVAVVAVPFPAQGHLNTLLHLSLRLASCGLPVHYAAPAEHVRQARARVHGWDPRTVCSIRFHDLDLPAYEHPPPDPTVPTSFPSHLMPLLDAFVAHARAPLAGLLERVSASHRRVVVLYDRLSSFAAAEAARLPNGEAFCMQCVAVSYNVAIKDAEHRLLRDHGMVFHPFDECMSEEFIEYVVRTSEDCQGAAVGGMVLNTCRALEGEFIDEEAKSPEYTGQRIFAVGPLNPLLDAGARTPGQARHECLDWLDRQPRASVLYVSFGTTSSLLAEQAAEIAAALRDSKQRFIWMLRDADRGVTDVVQEEEGAEAESRHATMLSEFTTQTEGTGVVITGWAPQLEILAHDATAAFMSHCGWNSTMESLSYGKPILAWPMHSDQPWDAELICKYLKAGLLVRPLEKRSAVVPSEAIREVIEKAMVSEEGLQMRKRAEKLGESIRASVADGGSSHKDLEEFIAHITR; this is encoded by the coding sequence ATGGAGTCCGTcgcggtggtggcggtgccgTTCCCCGCGCAGGGCCACCTGAACACGCTCCTGCACCTGTCGCTGCGTCTCGCGTCGTGCGGGCTGCCCGTGCACTACGCCGCTCCGGCGGAACACGTCCGGCAGGCTCGCGCGCGCGTGCACGGGTGGGATCCGCGCACCGTCTGCTCCATCCGGTTCCACGACCTCGACCTCCCCGCGTACGAGCACCCGCCGCCCGACCCGACCGTCCCCACCTCCTTCCCGTCCCACCTGATGCCCCTGCTGGACGCCTTCGTCGCCCACGCGCGTGCCCCACTCGCCGGCCTCCTCGAGAGGGTCTCCGCCTCCCACCGCCGCGTCGTGGTCCTGTACGACCGCCTGAGCTCCTTCGCCGCGGCCGAGGCGGCGCGCCTGCCCAACGGCGAGGCGTTCTGCATGCAGTGCGTGGCCGTGTCGTACAACGTCGCGATCAAGGACGCCGAACACCGGCTCCTGCGCGACCACGGCATGGTCTTCCACCCCTTCGACGAGTGCATGTCGGAGGAGTTCATCGAGTACGTCGTGAGGACGTCGGAGGACTGCCAGGGAGCGGCTGTTGGCGGCATGGTCCTGAACACCTGCCGCGCCCTCGAGGGCGAGTTCATTGACGAGGAAGCCAAGAGTCCGGAGTACACCGGCCAGAGGATCTTCGCCGTCGGGCCACTGAACCCACTGCTCGACGCGGGCGCGAGGACGCCGGGGCAGGCGCGGCACGAGTGCCTGGACTGGCTCGACAGGCAGCCGCGGGCGTCGGTGTTGTACGTGTCGTTCGGCACCACGTCCTCGCTCCTGGCCGAGCAGGCCGCGGAGATCGCGGCCGCGCTGCGTGACAGCAAGCAGCGGTTCATCTGGATGCTCCGAGACGCCGACCGCGGCGTCACCGATGTAGTACAGGAGGAGGAAGGCGCCGAGGCCGAGAGCCGGCACGCCACGATGCTGTCCGAGTTCACCACGCAAACCGAGGGAACCGGGGTGGTGATCACCGGGTGGGCGCCGCAGCTGGAGATCCTGGCGCACGATGCCACGGCGGCGTTCATGAGCCACTGCGGCTGGAACTCCACCATGGAGAGCCTCAGCTACGGTAAGCCGATCCTTGCCTGGCCGATGCACTCCGACCAGCCGTGGGACGCGGAGCTTATCTGCAAGTACCTCAAGGCCGGCCTTCTGGTGCGGCCATTGGAGAAGCGCAGCGCAGTGGTACCGTCCGAGGCCATCCGGGAGGTCATCGAGAAGGCCATGGTCTCCGAGGAAGGACTGCAAATGAGGAAGCGTGCAGAGAAGCTTGGCGAGTCCATCCGCGCCTCCGTGGCCGACGGTGGCTCGTCCCACAAAGACCTCGAGGAATTCATTGCTCATATTACAAGATGA
- the LOC124678798 gene encoding uncharacterized protein LOC124678798 encodes MALACASQVRRLLLSRAGAPARFFHLQPYQAKVGAVVFLNGVGKGVDTHAAKVEEAVGGDLLKTRELPLKKADAPWKNVPRRRSKRSFKKVISSFVHWKAPAETKRVQ; translated from the exons ATGGCTCTCGCGTGTGCATCTCAGGTGCGCCGCCTTCTCCTGTCCAGggccggagctccggcgagatTCTTCCACCTCCAGCCGTACCAAG CCAAGGTCGGCGCGGTGGTTTTCCTGAATGGGGTAGGGAAGGGAGTGGATACGCACGCCGCGAAGGTTGAGGAGGCGGTCGGCGGCGACCTGCTCAAGACCCGCGAGCTACCACTCAAGAAGGCCGACGCCCCCTGGAAGAATGTGCCTCGTCGACGTTCCAAGCGTTCCTTT AAAAAGGTGATTTCGAGTTTTGTTCACTGGAAGGCACCAGCAGAAACCAAGAGAGTGCAATGA